DNA from Granulicella arctica:
GTGGCTTTGGAAATGCGATTTGAAGCCTACAACGCTTTCAACCATCCCTCATGGCAGGGCCAGAGCTATTGGTGGGGAACGAATGATCCTCACTTCGGGACAATCAACATGATCTACAACCAGCAGTCCAATCCATCCCGGCAGATCCAGTTGAGCGGAAAAATTACATGGTAGCCGCATTACCGTGGACGCCTAGCCCGAGCAAGTTGATGAGGATTATCATCCACATGCTCGGAGTCCATCACGTTCAAGACGCGAATTTGGGCCATATCTGGCACTCGGAAGTACCAAGTCCTATCAGCTAACGCACTATGGCCGCCACAAAGGTCTAGGCAGAGAAATTTCCGAACCGGAAGCCTTAATCACTTACTATGAAATCGGCTGACGGGAGCAGATTGAGTATGGCCTATCCGCAAGGAGAATCCAAAGGGGCATTCCATCTATTTTGAGCAACCATAGGGTGCGATCACGTTATCCATAGAATGGATTAAATTTTCCATGCCATTTCGCTTATATAAAATCACAGCATTTTTATGCTTATTCGCTTTGCAAGGGTTTAGAGACCTTTCTCTTCCGCAGATCTCCGTCCCATCAGCTGCAGTTGAAACTGTCAGATGACCGACAACTTATTTTCCCGAGGTTACGGCCATCGCTATGTGAATAAAACGAATTTCGCTGGTGGCAAAAGTAATGCCTCCGTCAGTAGCTCCTCCGATGAATATAGAGATTGGGCTCAAAGGAGAGCGCCGAATTGGTTGGATAGCACTACTTGGAATCACTTCCTTACAGGCAACTACCAGACTCGTTCCACAGCATTGTTGCGATGAACAGGCTTGTTTTAGGGGGTATAGCGGAAGATTCTCTTACGGGGCGATCACGAATGCTGACATTGCTGCCACCTATAAATGGACCCAGGAGAGCTCCGCACCCCTGGAGATAGACTCGCCTGCGTCAGCCACCTCTTTGGACACGACAAGGACATCGGTAAAACCAGTAGCGAGTGCCGTACCAGCCCAGATTGTGGCCAGTTCAACGCAAGCTCTTCCGACAGCTTGCGTTTCAGCTCAGCTTACAGCAGAGCTGTAGTAATTCTTCGAGACCAAGGGTGCGGTCTGTTCTCGTCAATAAATGCTACAGTTGTCATGGCAGCTCGGCTAAAGGTGGGCTGCGGCTGGACTCGAGGGAGGCCGCGTTATGAGGAGGTAAAGGCAGCGACGTCGTCATTGGGCATCCTGAAAGTAGCCTCCTCAGTTCGGCTGTTCACTATGCAGATACTAAGTTGCAGATCCGCGTGGTTCTTTGAAGACGGAGGTTGGCTTCTCTCCCGAGGCGCTTCTGAACGGTGCTGGCGATGCCTGCTATTCCACAATGTAACGCTGTTGATGGAGTGCCTGGCGTCTTCTGTTTCTGTCTTTTTCTTATCCCATCTGAACGAACCGAGACCGTGTAGACCATAGCTAGTTTATAGAAATGGCATATAACTATATATCCATATCGACGCCCACTTCATGCAATAGAGCTCTCTTGATTCAAATGGAGTAAGGTTCGTGACCTACATCCGGAGAACAGCTTGGTGATGCAAACGTGTTACCGCGAGTAGCCTATTAGTTCCAATCTCACGAATCCGTTCCCTCAACCTTTCCACGATGACTGGAAGATCGTTCATATCTAGGCATAGCTCGCAGATGCCTGTGTAGCGGCTTCTTCGCGGAAGAATATCTTTGAGCGACGGATCATCCTTAATGAGATTGAACAGCGAATGCGGGCCAACGGTAGCAATTGCTTCAAGAAGAGGATCGCGGGTAGCACGATCGAGAATGCTCTCTAGACTCTCGCAGTTTGTATTGCCGAGGATAAGAGGCGAACTGGTGCCCTTGCTACTCCGCGAAGGGCCACAACATGCATACACGTTCCCATCCGGTTCTATGACTGGTTGCAGAACATTGACGCAGCCACCCGTTTTCGGCATATTGTCAAAGATAAAATGATCTTCGGGGAGCTTTGTAGCGGAGCCCAAACGGAGAATTTTAGTTTTCTGATACGTGACGTCAATACTGACAAGCGTTTGTTCAATGTGCGGCGAAGGCCCCTTGGAAGACATGACCCCTCGAACCTGAACGGAAAGTCCAATCTCTTTCGCAAGCGCAAGAACCAGAAGCACATTCTCCTTAGGAGAAAATTCCTCGTGATAGGAATCCCAGCTAACTACAAGGGAGTCGAGCCCAGCTTGTTTGATTCCAAAGATACGTTCGCGAGCTACAAGCGGCTTCGTTGTGCTAACCCATCCGGCACCCGTTACGAGAGAGACATCGAGCCCTAACTCTTTACCTTGGCGAATAAGAGGAACTATCTCGTGGTAATAGAGAAGCGGTTCACCGCCGGTAAAACATAATTGATCGGAGTATTTAGGAATAACCTTGATATATTCGCTGGCCACGCTTTGCGGCATCTTGTCCGTCTCCCTCGGAGACGACTCGATGATGCAATGCCTGCACGCAAGAGGGCAGGTGCGAGTATAAAGAAGGCCGACGGTGGAATATCGAATCATGAAGAATTCAACTCACGTGATCGTTCTGTATCAAATCATAGACCTCGGGAAGACGATCGAGATTCCGAGGTACATGAAGACGTGCAGCAGGTATTCTTCGTGATATATCGGCAATTCCACGGAAGCGGCTTTCGACAAGCGGGAAAAAATCTGGCCTAGCTAAATTATGCAATCCATACTGAATATTGTGAAACAATGCTGTGACCGCGTCTATGCCCGAAATTTTTTCAATCCGCGTCTCCGCCTCTGGCGCACAGGGGACTAAAAAATACAGGCGACTCAGATGCCTCACTTCCCAAGAGTACCGCGCAGTAAGAATACCAAGCTCCTCTGCTGCACGATACGGACGGTAGAAAGGCACTGTAGGTGCAATCTCGGCATAATTATGTCTTGATAGAGCAAGCTGGTCGTCGGCAACCAGAGCATGCCCCTGTGAGAGAAAATAGTTCAACAATGTGGACTTTCCTGCATAGGATGGACCTACAAACCCCATACAGGGTAGGTTTCTTTGACCTTTCCGATAAGAGGTCACGCTGACCGCCATGCCATGGAGAAATTCAGTTGAACCACACAGAAGAAGAAACAAAGGAATAATCTGCTGGAGTATCCAGTACTTTAGAAGGTTTTCAGGTACACCATTCAATGCAAGGCAATATATACATCTGGAAGAGACCCAAAGCTCAAAGCCTAAGGCAAGATCAATCTGAACATTCACATAGGACACATGGGACACAATATGAACTGTCCTACCCTGAGCAACGCAGGATCGAACGGAAATTCCCGGATCTGCTTTGATTGAAGTGACTCGTTCAACCTGGATCTGGATTGCATCCTTGCTTCCCGTTACGCGAGGGAGCTCGCAAAAATCCAGATTGCTCTCGACACATACTCCATAGGCCATAAAGGCATTCAAGAAAATTCCTCAGAACGCGATACTTGTAATCGAAGGAGTCAGAAAATCTGGATTCAATTCGTCCGGGTCAAGGAACCCTATTGCCTTAGAGTGCTCAGCAAACGAACCATATTCGATCAAAGTTGGCTTCGTGTAGCAAGCTTTACTCGGTTCTTCTATTTTATGCTGATCCGTCATAGACTTTTCACCTGCGCACGTAAAGTATTTAATGCTCCAAGCGTATAACTAAATCCACCTTTAGTCCAAAACATAATCAATTTGGACTAGTGTCTAATTCTGCAACGTAACATCTAGTATTAATTGACTGGTATGCCCGTACTCGCAGTAGATGTTACATAAGCATCTCCAACCGAAGGAACATAAGAAGCTGTCACTTGATGCGTGCCAGATCCTGTTAGCGTTATGCCGCTCAGGTTGACGATAGCAGTCTGTGTTCCGAAATGTATCCCAATGACATTGCTACCAAACGTTGTGACCGCAAGATCCTGTTTCCCGTCGCCGCTGAAGTCAGCCACGGCGAGTTGGTACGGTGCCGTAAGAGATGCGTATGTTACCTGCGTCTGGAAGGTCCCATTTCCTATACCTGTGAGTATGCTTACTGAATTGTCAGTGTTGTTGGCGACAGCCAGGCTTTGCTTGCCACTGCCATCGAAGTCCAGTGCCACAACAGAACTTGGCGCTTTCCCTGTCGCATAGGTGACCTGTGGATGTAATATGCCCCCACCGCTATTCAGCAGCACACTAACCGTGTTGCTGGCGAAGTTAGCAACAGCAACGTCTGGCAAGCCGTCGCCGTTAAAGTCTGCGACCACGGCCGAGTAAGGTGTAGCTCCAGTGCTGTAGAGGACTTGCGGCTCGAAGGTACCATCGCCCTTACCCAGAAGTACTCCTATCGTAAGGTCGCCGCCATTCACAACCACCAAGTCTAGGTTGCCGTCTCCATTTAAGTCGGCTACTGCGAGTGCGTCAGGATCGGTACCGACGGGTGTAGTCGTCTGCGCCAGGAAGGTACCATCGCCCTTACCCAGAAACACTCCGACCGTTTTATCGTGGAGGTTTGTAACCGCTAGATCAGCAATACCATCGTTATTCAAGTCAGCTACCGCTACAGAATATGGCTCGGTTCCCGTAGTGTACGTACTTTGAGCCATGAAGGTACCATCGCCCTTACCCAGTAGTACACTTATCGTATTGTCGAAGAGATTGGTTACAACCAAGTCTGCATTCCCATCATTATTGAAATCGCCAACAGCTATTTGATAGGGGCCCGATCCAACCGTATACGAAACCTGTGTCTTGAAGGTGCCGTCTCCATTGCCCAACAGCACGCTCACTGTATCGTCAGCCAGATTGGTCACTGCAAGATCTGGATAACCGTCATGGTTGAAATCGCCGGTCACGGACACTAATGCCCCCGTGCTTTTCGCTCCAGAGGCGTAAGTAGTTGGTCCCGAAAGCGTCTGCGTAAGCGGTGTTGGAAGCGCAGAACCGAGGAGCGCATTACCGTTAGTCACATCACGAAACTGGACTGTACCACCGGGTTTTACCTGACCGTAGAACGTTGCAACATCCGTCAGCGTATACGTTCCGGACAACGCATATGAGAGCGCCTCCGTTGATCGGTAATTACCAAACGCTGCCACAACGAGCGTCGTCTGCGCAGAAGTCTTTCCGGTGAAGGCTTTCGTTCCCTGAAACTGCGCGAGCAACGTATGAGTACCCACACCCGGAACGATCTTGATTGTTCCCACGCCGAGAGAGTTCAATTCCGCCGTCCCGATCAACGAGGTCGGGGTCGTTGATGTGTCGTAGAACTCCACTATACCGTCGGGAACAGGGTCGGAGGTCAAAGTCGAGGTGACAGTTGCGCTCACCGTCACGGCTGTTTCGGCGTTGACCGGCGAGACAGGTGAAACCGCAATGGCTGTCAATGTGGACGTGGCCAATACGGTCACACTCTGATTTGAGGTGTTACCTGTACCTGCCTCATTGGAGGTGGCCGTTTCACTGTTGTTCTTTACACCAGCGGTCGTACCTGTAACATTGACAGCAAACGTACAAGCTCCCGAAGCCACAATCGTTCCATTAGCGAGTGAGATCGTTCCCGAGCCATTGGCTGCAGTGATCGTTCCAGCGCCACAGCTTCCTGTTACCACACTTGAAACAACCAGTCCGCTGGGCAGTGTATCGGTGAGACTCACTCCGGAAAAAGCGGTGTTGGAGTTAGGGTTGCTAATAGTAAACGACAGCGACGTGCTCGTATTGATTAGAATTTTGGCTGCACCGAAGCTCCCCGTGACGCTAGGCGGGGCATACACATTGAGGGTCGCAGAAGCGGTCGAGCCCGTCCCACCATTTGTCGAAGTAACAACGCCTGTAGTGTTGGTATAGCTCCCAGCGCTTGCGCTGGTAACGTTGACCATGACAGTGCAGGACGAACTTACCGCCATCGATGCGCTCGTTAGTGAGATAGAAGAGCCACCGGCAGTCGCTGTCAGTACTCCTCCACTGCATGTCGTAGCAGCACCATTTGACGAGGCTACCTTCAGGTTAGTCGGCAGGGCGTCTGTGAACCCAACCCCCGTCAGTGCCGTCCCCGCATTTGGATTTGCCAGGGTAAAGCTCACTTGAGACGTCACTCCCACTCCGATTGCAGTAGGCGTGAACTTCTCTGAAATAGTCGGGGGAGCAATCACAAGAGTGGGGTCGGTCGAGGTGTCGTTCGAAGTGTTCGTCTCGCCACCACCGCTTACGGTAGCAACATTGTTGAGCGTGGCCGAAACCGAGCTACCGACGCTTACGGTAAGCGTGATAGCTGGATACGAACTTCCAGCCGCAAGTGCATCCGAGCGCGTGCAGGTCAACGTCCCCACAGTGCAGCTCCAACCGGTGCCGCTCAACGCAGTAGCCGTAAATCCGGCTGGCAGTGTGTCCGAAACGGTGACCGTTCCCGAGCTTGCTGCGTTTCCGATGTTGTGCGCCGTCAGCGTGTAGGTATCGCCAGTATCTCCGGCGTGGAAGTTGCCCGTATGACTGCTCGTAATCGTCATGTCGGAAACGCTCACGGTAAAGTTGGCCGACACGCTTGTGCCATCGACGGTAACAGTAGCCGTGCCGACACCAGATGCGGTTGCTATCGCAGTAGTCACGATCTGCGCAATGTTGCTCAACACCGTACTGGAGGAGTCTGTGGTGCCGCCGCCGTTCTGGACGATGGCAAGCGTTGCGGGCACACCGAAATACCCCGCGTCCTGTGCGGTCGTGTAGCTCGTAGCCGATGAATTTTGGCCCAGACTGCCTGTTGCAACAATGGATGCACCCGCCACTGGAGTGGTCGATGAAAGCGAGATCGTCAGCGTGGTATATGGAGAGAACGTGATCGTACCGGCAACCGCCCCGCCAGTGTCACATCCGGTTCCAGTAGCAGCGCCGTTGCAGCCCCACCAATTATTAGTAGCGTTGACAGTCGCATGTGTCTCACCCGAAGTAACGTCGCCGCTATCGCCAATCACGATGCCGGTATGCGCACCACCTGTATTCCCATGGATGCGCGAGTAGTTGATCGTCGCCTGATTTCCTGTGACGAACGGTTCTACGAATATGCCCGAGCCGTCTGCTTCCGACGCATCTCCCGCAAGTGTATTGCCCGTAAAGGTCGATGCGGTGATCGTGCTAGCCGCGTCACCCCCGACAAAGAAACCGGCACCGTAGCGGCTCGCCATATTGCTCGTTACGGAGGTGTTAGTAAAGCTTATCGCCTCTGCACCGTAAATCCCGCCACCGTCAACCGTGGTCGAGTTCCCGGTAATTACACTGTTGCTAATTGTCGTAAGGGTCGACGTATCGTTCCCGTTGGTCTCAATACCTCCACCCTCGCCAAAGGCCGAAGTATCGCTCGCATTCAGGCTTGCGAGCGCCTTATTGCCAGACACTGTCGTATTCGTCATCAGCAGAGAGTTATCGTACCCTAAGTAGATGCCACCACCCATTTCCGGAGTGGTGTTGCCGGAGACAGTTGAATTGTCGATCTCCAGTGGGCCAGCTCCGTTTTGAATCTCGTTGCTGGTGCCAATCGCCCCACCCGGCCCCCACTTGGCAAATCCACCGGAAAGAACGCAGTTGTTGATCGTCAGCGTTCCAGTCCCATCGGACTCCCAGTCCATCAGACCGCCGAAGTAGTTCTGAGTAAAGGGTGAAACTTCACCGTTGTTAGTGTTGAGACCATTCTCCAGCGTCATGCCACTGAGAAACACCTCGTGCAGTCCCAGAGCATTAACGATTCCGGAATCGACCGAAAATACCTTGTCGAGCGAATTGGCATTGATGATGGTCGAACCCGAACCCGCGCCGACGAGATTCATCGAGGCATCAAGATCATAGTGATAATTGATATTGCCCTGGGAATCGTTCGCAGGATGAAACGCAGTCGTGAAGGTATAGGTTCCCGCCGGAATCATGATCGTATCGACCTTGCTCACTCCATTGCTTGTGGCGTCCTGGTTAGCAAGAGCAACTGCATCCCGCAATGTGCATGTGATCGCCGCGTTCGTGCAACGACCAGCCGTAACCAGGCTGTCTGAACCATCCGTCGTCGTCGTAACGGTGAACGTCTTGTTCGTCGGAGGCACCGTAAAATTGGGCTGCACGGTCCCATCGGCAACGATCAGTCCCTGGCGAGTGTCCGCGCTGATGCGTGCCGGTACTGCCGCTGCAACAGCGTTGCTTGTGGAGTCCACCGTCACTGTGGGCGTGGTCTTTTGCTGCGTATCCTCCAACACTGTTGTGTGAGCTACCTGGACAAGCTGCCCTGATCCCATGACAAGCAAATCATCGGAACCGCCCCCACTCGTTCGTCCGCGCATCAGCAGCGGCGTTGTGCCTCCGGGGCCAATATTGGCTAGTCGTTCGACCTCCGTCCATGCCATTCCGGTTTGCTTCACCGAAGCTACATGCTTGCTCCTGCGATTTTGTCTGGTGGTTCTGACATCTTCCAGTGTCACGGCGCGACTATCCACACCGTCACGCGCGAGGACGTACAGAGTCGCATCAGAACTAAGCACCGCAACTTGAAGAAAGCCCCTTCTGTCATAAACGAAGTTCCCGGTCGTGATCGCGGCTGCTCTATGGATGGGCAATGTTTCAATCTGAGGAGTCCCGCGTGCGACTGAATCTCCATCAATCAACAACACGTTCCCGCTCTCCTCAACCACGAAATCTTCGAGTGCCCCACCATTTAGCCGGGCAACTTCGATCTTGCGTACCGCTGATGGCACCGAGATTGAAGAGCGGACAACTCCACCTAATTCCAACATCTGCACATGACAGCTAGCTGAGCCATTGCAAACTCCGGCAACAATTAGGGTCGATCCATCCGAGCCCCGCCATGTCGTCAGTGAGGAAATCACACCCTGCACAGACAGTGCCCTGGGGACGGAAAAACCACCCTTACCATCGCCGTCAAGCACATACACCTTACTGTCACCAAGAGCGGCGGTAACAAGGTCGAGCGTTCCGTTCCCATTGATATCGGCGGCTTTTAGAAGATCGGGCCGAACCGGAAGCAACGTTGCTTGAGCGCTCGCCACAAAGGGTGCAAGGAATTCACCTTGCCGCATCGCAGACCATTCAGCAGCTGTCGGGGCCGTTGCGACAGCTGATCCACGCTGAAAAACCAGCACACCTCCCTTCCCCGTCACATACCCGGTGACCAGATCAGGAGTTCCATCTCTATCAAAATCTGCCACGGCTAGTGAGATACCGTTTCTCCCTCCTGCCAACTGCGCTTTCAGCTCGGGCTCCGTCGCCACAATGGTCTGCGATACGGCACGCTCATTATTTCGATGGATTGAACTGTACAGGACCTGCTGTGCCCACCCCTCATCAGCAGAGAGAGTAAGAAGAGCGAGAACTCCGAGAAGAAGAGAGGCAGAACGACGCAACCAGATCACCGGCATAAACAGGCTCCGAGAACAGGGCACAACGTGGGCAGGGTATCCGAGGAATCTCCGCGCCACTTACTTTTGTCTTCTGACCGAACCCAAACTAACTCTTAAGTAGCTGCATTGACAAGTAAAAATTGATAGCTAATAGCGATATAAAGTCTAATCTCTAGGAGCGCGCTGGGAAAACTCCCTGTAAGGCGATGATGTAGTTGAGCACTAAATAGGGTCCCATATTGTTATGCGCCTGCCCTCCTCCTGTTGAGACGACAGCACTCGAGGCCATATTGACTGGACTTGAAGCTTGCTGTGCTGAGGACGCATAGATTCCCTTGACTCCACGACCAGTCGCCCCCAAAAAGCTTGATGGCGATGGAGCCGACACCCTCCCCGCCGCTCCGCTCACAGGAAGCGTATGAGAATGGGGTGACATTTGCTGGGTATTAAGGGTAACTACCGACTCACCACCTACCTCTCCAAGATCGTAGACAGACAAGCCAGCTCCCTGCCCCATGCCAATGGCTATGCTCCCTTGAAGATTCGGCAGCGCAAAGTTGCTTGTTCCGTTTCCACCATAAAAAGTGCCAAGCAGCGAAAAGAGTGCGGTGTTCTGGGAGATCGGCAGTAGCTGCCCCTGACAGAGAGCCCAGCCTACAGGTGCAAAATTGAAACCTGCAACACGAATTTCACCTACAAATGGTTCACTCATGAATTCCTCCTCATAAAAACGCTCAGTTGCGCGATGGAAAGATACCCACTAGAGCAATACAGAAATTCACCACAAGATACGGAGGCATATTCTGATGGGGCTGGCTACCGCCCGTAGGGCTCGATCCAGAGCCAAGCGTAGTAGTGGCTGCTCCGGAGTACCCCTCGTCGGTAAGCACACCCGGAAAAGCAGCGGCAGGTGAAGGAAGCGCTCCAGCCACACTCGCCGCAGTAAGTGAATGACTGTGCGCTGGCAATTCAGGAATCGTGAGGGTATGGTTCGCCTCCCCGCCGGCCTGCCCTATGGGGTAACTACTACTCGTGTCCAGCGCGAACGATCCCTGTAGATTCGGCAGAGCGAACGTCGTGATCCCGTTCCCGCCATATTGCGTCCCCAACAAGGAAAACAACGCCTGATTCTGACTGATGGCTAATAGTTGGCCGTTGCAAAATGCCCAGCCTTGCGGCGGAAAGTTGAATCCAAACGTCGAGATCTGGCCAAGAAATGGTTCGCTCATAGAGAAACTCCTAACCCTGACTGGGATAGATACCGAATAACGAAATGACGTAATTCATACACAGATAAGGCATCCGGTTGTCGTGTGGTTGACTTCCAACGCTTGGAAAGTTGGGAAGCATGGTTCCAGACGTAGCGCCTGCCCCGCTTGCATACTGCTCCTCTGTCGATCCGGCGAAGAAAGCACTACCCGGAGAGGTTGTATTCCCATTTCCGCCCTGTGCTGCAATTGCATGGGTGTGCTGGGGTAGTTGCGCCGTCGTAAGCGTCACGGTTTCTACCCCCGCTTTACTTCCAATAATGTAAGAACTCCCTTGGTGGAGAGGTGCTCTGCCTTGCAAGTCGGGCAGGGCAAACGTTGTTTGACCGTCGCCCCCATAAGTCGTCCCAAGTAAGTTGAAGAGCACATCGTACTCAGCGATCGAGAGTAGCTGGCCCTGGCAGATCGCCCAGCCTTCTGGAGCAAAGTTGAAGCCAACGAGCCGAATCTCACCAACATATGGGTTGCTCATCTATCCCCTCTCTATGCTCGGCACAAGATACATCGCCGATTCGAAAAAACAGTCTTCCGTACCCCGACTCTTCCTCACGGGAATATCCAAACTGATTTTGAAGACGCCTGAAACAGAAAACAGAACAAATACTTTTGTAATCGCCGCAACAGTAATCTTTACCGTCAAATTCGGCAAGTGAAATATATCGAGAAATTCGTGACTTGCTAAATCGCTTACAGGTCATCAAACTATTCAAACCAAAGTAACACATGAGAATAATTTACTTGGTTATTTAAGTAATTTTAAATTTCATTACTATGCGGCCATCGCCTTTATTTTCTTCAGTTCTGCGGCGGTGGCTCCATGCGATTGAAGATAGCTTCATATTCCATGACTCCACGTGTCACTCCAATTAGAGTGAGAAAGACAATCATCGGATCGCCCTCGACCGGTCTAAGCTCCACACACGCGGATGGAAGAACGGGCCTCATGGGGCCATGAAAGAGGACCGCAAAACTATTACCCACATCGACCTCGACTTCGGCCCTTGGAACCCTGAGCGGTTGCACCCTTGCGACAAGAAGCTCCACTGCCTCATCACCTGAAGCGCTTGCCATCACCCGGCTACCGATCAGCGAGGAGAAGTAGGCTCTGGTAAATCCCTGCTCTACTTCGCCTCCAACTCCATCGACTCATGGACGGGAGGAGTATCGGGAAATTCATTCATCGGTTCACGCAGTTCCATGGCCACATTCATCCCATCACAGCCTGTCCGGACGAACCCCAGGCGAGAATAGAGCCGTTCTGCCCGGTTACCTAAACGAACCGAGAGCCGCAGTGGCAACCGTGCTCGTCTTGCTCGCGTGCACAGTACTTTCAAGATGCTTGTCCCCACTCCCGCACCACGCCAAGGGCCCAGCAAAGCAACGTCAACTAATCGGATCTCACTCGAACTCTCATCAATCAGCACCCGCCCCACACGCACGGATTCCATCCATATAACTTCGTTGACCGCATTTGGAAACTGGGCCTCGTAGGTTGTCCTCTGAGCCCGATATTGCATTGCCAGCATCTCACCGAGTGCCGAGGGTGGCAACCCAAGCGGAATGTACTCTTCCGAGTGGGCATCGCCGAACAACTCCCTCAGGAAGTCTTCGTCCGCCAGCGTTGCGGGATGCAACCTATGCTCCATCATTTCCTCAATGTAATTGCTTCCTGCCTCGTCAAGCAGAACGCTAACGGATAGGAGCACAGCCAGCTACCGAGCTCTGGTACGGCTATAGATACTACCGACACTCTACTCTCGCTGGATACAATTGCCGGCAACGCGGCAGTTTCCACGACTACCTTCGCAACTTTTTACTGGCATCTTTAGCCAAATCTCGAGTAGTATCTGACAGCTTCGGTCCTGCGAGGTTTTTATGCACAATCGTAGACATTTTCTAGTCGCATCCGCAGTTCTGGTTACTGGCGCTGCGTTCCCAACGTCTCTCTTTGCTTCCCGTATCGACGACGACCTATTCACAAACACCAGCTTGGGCGCCTACTCTCAAGGCCTGCTAACGCAGGCGAACTTCGAGCACGTTATCGGGTCGCAATTCACTCTGCTTCTTAAAAACAACGACGCTACTCATCTGTATCTTCGAACAGTAGAGCCCCTCGGACCGCAGGGCGGGGGAGCCTTTTCATCGCAGACGTCACCCGCTGTGCGTCGCGCCAAATCGTTGACCATTCCTGTACCAGGCTCAACCGGCTCAGCCAAGCAAGTCGTCGGCTTTCACCTTACATTCAGCACCGAGAGCACCACATTCGACCAGGGGACTTACTTGATCGACCACGGCACGTTAGGACGTTTTGCGCTCTTCCTTGTTCCCGGCAATCAGACTCCCGGAAGCTGCGGTGCAACATTCACCTCTCTTGCCAAAGGCGAGACATAGGCATTATCGGGTACAGAGCCCGGCCTACGCGTCTATCCCGAAGTTCAGGCCCCCATGCGGGCGGCTGGAATTGACCTGAGTACCGTCAGCAAGTGCCTTTATGTTTCGGTCTAAAGCGTGACGATTGGCAGACCCGCGATCCTAAAAGGCTTTCGCCGGACGGGGTGCGTACTATCCGGGATGAGGTCAGGGAGATAGTGCGATTGCTAGTCTGCGACCTTAGTAGCTAGCGCTTAGAGCTATCCCTGAAATGCTGGCTGGGCGGGTAGAGTTTGATCGATGATTTGATATTTCGCATGGAGTGTCCTTTCCTTAGCGCACGCTCCTTCATCATCACGAAGATGCCGGAACTAGACCTACCTTTCCTGACTTGACGAGACGGGCGCTCCGATGAAGGTGCAACAGGAGTTGATGCGTCACGCCTCAATCCAAACGACGATGAGCGTTTACGGGAGGGCAATGACAGGCTCGAAGCGCGAAGCCCACAGTCAGGTTGTAGTGCTTGTATTTGGCAAAAAACTGGACATGCGAAAGGGGGACTTAAACACCATAGTCCTTCAATGAAGAAGGACTATCAGGATAAGCCATTTCCGCTTGGGGATAATGGGGCTTGATTGGAAAATCGAATTCTGTACCCTATTGATTCTTTGGTTGCGGGGGTAGGATTTAAACCTACAACCTTGGGTTA
Protein-coding regions in this window:
- a CDS encoding c-type cytochrome domain-containing protein, translated to MRSVLVNKCYSCHGSSAKGGLRLDSREAAL
- a CDS encoding radical SAM protein — encoded protein: MIRYSTVGLLYTRTCPLACRHCIIESSPRETDKMPQSVASEYIKVIPKYSDQLCFTGGEPLLYYHEIVPLIRQGKELGLDVSLVTGAGWVSTTKPLVARERIFGIKQAGLDSLVVSWDSYHEEFSPKENVLLVLALAKEIGLSVQVRGVMSSKGPSPHIEQTLVSIDVTYQKTKILRLGSATKLPEDHFIFDNMPKTGGCVNVLQPVIEPDGNVYACCGPSRSSKGTSSPLILGNTNCESLESILDRATRDPLLEAIATVGPHSLFNLIKDDPSLKDILPRRSRYTGICELCLDMNDLPVIVERLRERIREIGTNRLLAVTRLHHQAVLRM
- a CDS encoding beta strand repeat-containing protein, yielding MPVIWLRRSASLLLGVLALLTLSADEGWAQQVLYSSIHRNNERAVSQTIVATEPELKAQLAGGRNGISLAVADFDRDGTPDLVTGYVTGKGGVLVFQRGSAVATAPTAAEWSAMRQGEFLAPFVASAQATLLPVRPDLLKAADINGNGTLDLVTAALGDSKVYVLDGDGKGGFSVPRALSVQGVISSLTTWRGSDGSTLIVAGVCNGSASCHVQMLELGGVVRSSISVPSAVRKIEVARLNGGALEDFVVEESGNVLLIDGDSVARGTPQIETLPIHRAAAITTGNFVYDRRGFLQVAVLSSDATLYVLARDGVDSRAVTLEDVRTTRQNRRSKHVASVKQTGMAWTEVERLANIGPGGTTPLLMRGRTSGGGSDDLLVMGSGQLVQVAHTTVLEDTQQKTTPTVTVDSTSNAVAAAVPARISADTRQGLIVADGTVQPNFTVPPTNKTFTVTTTTDGSDSLVTAGRCTNAAITCTLRDAVALANQDATSNGVSKVDTIMIPAGTYTFTTAFHPANDSQGNINYHYDLDASMNLVGAGSGSTIINANSLDKVFSVDSGIVNALGLHEVFLSGMTLENGLNTNNGEVSPFTQNYFGGLMDWESDGTGTLTINNCVLSGGFAKWGPGGAIGTSNEIQNGAGPLEIDNSTVSGNTTPEMGGGIYLGYDNSLLMTNTTVSGNKALASLNASDTSAFGEGGGIETNGNDTSTLTTISNSVITGNSTTVDGGGIYGAEAISFTNTSVTSNMASRYGAGFFVGGDAASTITASTFTGNTLAGDASEADGSGIFVEPFVTGNQATINYSRIHGNTGGAHTGIVIGDSGDVTSGETHATVNATNNWWGCNGAATGTGCDTGGAVAGTITFSPYTTLTISLSSTTPVAGASIVATGSLGQNSSATSYTTAQDAGYFGVPATLAIVQNGGGTTDSSSTVLSNIAQIVTTAIATASGVGTATVTVDGTSVSANFTVSVSDMTITSSHTGNFHAGDTGDTYTLTAHNIGNAASSGTVTVSDTLPAGFTATALSGTGWSCTVGTLTCTRSDALAAGSSYPAITLTVSVGSSVSATLNNVATVSGGGETNTSNDTSTDPTLVIAPPTISEKFTPTAIGVGVTSQVSFTLANPNAGTALTGVGFTDALPTNLKVASSNGAATTCSGGVLTATAGGSSISLTSASMAVSSSCTVMVNVTSASAGSYTNTTGVVTSTNGGTGSTASATLNVYAPPSVTGSFGAAKILINTSTSLSFTISNPNSNTAFSGVSLTDTLPSGLVVSSVVTGSCGAGTITAANGSGTISLANGTIVASGACTFAVNVTGTTAGVKNNSETATSNEAGTGNTSNQSVTVLATSTLTAIAVSPVSPVNAETAVTVSATVTSTLTSDPVPDGIVEFYDTSTTPTSLIGTAELNSLGVGTIKIVPGVGTHTLLAQFQGTKAFTGKTSAQTTLVVAAFGNYRSTEALSYALSGTYTLTDVATFYGQVKPGGTVQFRDVTNGNALLGSALPTPLTQTLSGPTTYASGAKSTGALVSVTGDFNHDGYPDLAVTNLADDTVSVLLGNGDGTFKTQVSYTVGSGPYQIAVGDFNNDGNADLVVTNLFDNTISVLLGKGDGTFMAQSTYTTGTEPYSVAVADLNNDGIADLAVTNLHDKTVGVFLGKGDGTFLAQTTTPVGTDPDALAVADLNGDGNLDLVVVNGGDLTIGVLLGKGDGTFEPQVLYSTGATPYSAVVADFNGDGLPDVAVANFASNTVSVLLNSGGGILHPQVTYATGKAPSSVVALDFDGSGKQSLAVANNTDNSVSILTGIGNGTFQTQVTYASLTAPYQLAVADFSGDGKQDLAVTTFGSNVIGIHFGTQTAIVNLSGITLTGSGTHQVTASYVPSVGDAYVTSTASTGIPVN